From the genome of Onthophagus taurus isolate NC chromosome 5, IU_Otau_3.0, whole genome shotgun sequence, one region includes:
- the LOC111426220 gene encoding calcium-activated chloride channel regulator 4-like, translating into MEGFKFFLLILITSSVGINSLELKSGAYEDLVITISDEVPANRCKDILLNLETVLSSASNYLFSALHGRAFIRSSTVILPTSWPNSCSPNKVVAASGEESDITILPGDASKGKMWTQQSGGCGKSGDQIYFGYKSLENKDSSLGHLLVKEFAMYRYGVFEEKGYRNNPIHPLCYYDKNSEVKVTGCSDFPINDDGICAGNENYNISNMVDSKARTSIMFAPEVPSVSMFCDDGNHDSYAPTKHNLLCNRRNTFDVILQHSDFHSYSVDNSKTIANTSSKITYKKHYSTRYVFVIENTKNMAVRESWNFLRSAIRKWVNFDLPDNSEVGLVLTNDSDAVIATPIKRFKSEDKYMIDSALPYYTSETSQSPCLHCAITKGLDMFNEMPSPATKVMIIISAGVNNNSQLNDVVKKVKENKIKIASITYPNQIRQRSLDFLAELTNGVAYTVNEQKQNVVHSMISTYFELSNVLYNIIERYYAGNKNEIAFEIHRREIKSDRSSITGSFYVDENVSAPIKFMLYTHNPSPLIRSMELVSPSQQIFRQRADLLDVKIISIRPNMTETGTWTYSIEPVTGNPQPHFLQVTTTPRNRSSEIIRSKFWVSKSNLTPPILYVEVKMGNNPIISAKVEVKITKYEENGSILHQEVLQLFDTGSGDPDINKNDGIYSRYHNPYVSGAGNYEYQVVVNDNGNTAYIYQAIPYGFESVNPKRAITMAPFERFLTPITLEITQAEINFGNENQLGKILDLKVDVKEEKAILSWTSPDMGGHEVSFYDIKFAENIQDITDNFEMKTRNWEGTPHALSTGSDTSFSLDFSQRKDLLDKPLYFAIKSTSKVSSITTISNYIRIYIKSPPPPSTISPTFPTNDHSLTPIDDYNMSVHPNLMKETGFGNEIIFAVIGVVILLIIILTIYYCFCIKRKNRIIKSKSDSLKADKLTTTITIVPNTPQQNQNCYSNHQISDNDHTIGVPVNYPFEDEPKKRYSLVQQQEQQLIEELKQQHLQNPQNYSGLSVISNGSLQRNHDSQNVNSQNQNYIQPTLSPFNSWSASQLLHEHERRHSPADEQMLTQHQEIMNQLDHMSLNGQNVDHVSLSSHHQMGNLDHYNNGVSGHVPPPVPPLPVFNGGYPPVKYIYGVHPASNQIYQSMPRNTDNYSTSLQGSMNSVNSGEKKRRNVTMV; encoded by the exons ATGGAGGGATTCAAATTCTTCCTCCTAATTTTGATCACTTCTTCAGTTGGAATTAATTCCTTGGAATTAAAATCGGGGGCTTACGAAGATTTAGTCATCACGATTTCCGATGAAGTGCCAGCGAATAGATGCAAAGATATTCTCTTAAACCTTGAG ACGGTCCTTTCAAGCGCATCAAACTACTTATTCTCAGCTCTCCATGGTCGCGCATTTATCCGATCATCAACGGTGATTCTTCCCACATCGTGGCCAAATTCTTGTTCTCCAAACAAAGTTGTTGCAGCTTCCGGCGAAGAATCCGACATAACAATATTACCCGGCGACGCATCAAAAGGAAAAATGTGGACCCAACAATCCGGAGGTTGCGGAAAAAGCGGTGATCAAATATATTTCGGTTATAAATCGTTGGAAAATAAAGATTCATCGTTGGGGCATTTATTAGTGAAAGAATTCGCGATGTATCGATACGGCGTTTTTGAAGAGAAAGGTTATAGAAATAACCCGATTCATCCGCTTTGTTATTACGATAAAAATAGTGAAGTTAAAGTAACAGGGTGTTCGGATTTCCCGATTAACGACGACGGGATTTGCGCTGGAAACGAAAATTATAACATCTCAAATATGGTCGATTCAAAAGCGAGAACTTCGATTATGTTCGCGCCAGAAGTTCCTTCGGTTTCTATGTTTTGCGACGACGGCAACCACGATTCTTACGCCCCAACGAAACATAATTTACTTTGTAATCGCCGAAACACTTTTGATGTGATCCTCCAACACTCCGATTTTCATAGTTACTCAGTTGATAATTCAAAAACCATCGCGAACACTTCATCGAAAATAACTTACAAAAAGCATTACTCAACTCGATACGTTTTTGTGATtgaaaatacgaaaaatatGGCGGTGAGGGAATCTTGGAACTTTTTGCGCTCGGCAATTAGAAAGTGGGTTAATTTCGATTTGCCTGATAACTCCGAAGTTGGGCTTGTTTTAACGAACGATTCTGATGCGGTTATCGCAACGCCGATTAAACGGTTTAAAAGCGAGGATAAATATATGATTGATTCGGCGCTTCCTTATTATACGTCGGAAACGAGTCAATCTCCGTGTTTGCATTGCGCTATAACGAAAGGGTTGGATATGTTTAATGAGATGCCATCCCCTGCGACTAAggttatgattattatttcgGCGGGGGTTAATAATAACTCGCAATTAAACGATGTTGTTAAGAAAGTTAAAGAAAACAAGATTAAAATAGCCTCGATAACTTATCCGAATCAAATTAGACAGAGGAGTTTGGATTTTTTGGCCGAATTAACAAACGGGGTTGCTTACACAGTTAACGAGCAAAAACAAAACGTTGTGCATAGCATGATTTCGACGTATTTCGAGTTATCCAATGTCCTTTACAACATCATTGAGAGATATTACGCAGggaataaaaacgaaattgcATTCGAAATTCATCGGAGGGAGATTAAAAGCGATCGATCTTCGATTACGGGGAGTTTTTACGTCGATGAGAACGTCTCGGCCcccattaaatttatgttgtaCACTCACAACCCAAGTCCGTTAATAAGAAGCATGGAATTAGTGAGTCCTAGCCAACAAATTTTCCGGCAACGCGCCGATTTGCTGgatgtcaaaataatttcgattCGCCCGAACATGACCGAAACGGGAACTTGGACTTACAGCATTGAACCGGTTACGGGAAACCCACAACCTCACTTCTTACAGGTGACAACAACCCCGAGGAATCGCTCCTCCGAAATCATTCGATCGAAATTTTGGGTCTCCAAATCAAATTTGACCCCCCCCATTTTATACGTAGAAGTGAAAATGGGGAATAACCCCATCATTTCGGCTAAAGTCGAGGTTAAAATCACTAAATACGAAGAGAATGGGTCGATTTTGCACCAAGAAGTCCTCCAATTATTCGACACGGGCTCCGGGGATCctgatattaacaaaaatgatggGATTTATTCACGGTATCATAACCCCTACGTTAGCGGAGCTGGGAATTATGAGTACCAAGTCGTCGTTAACGACAACGGAAACACCGCTTATATTTATCAAGCCATCCCTTACGGATTTGAAAGCGTCAACCCAAAACGCGCGATCACCATGGCTCCTTTCGAGCGATTCTTAACCCCCATCACGTTAGAAATAACCCAAGCCGAAATCAATTTCGGAAATGAAAACCAATTGGGAAAAATCCTAGATTTAAAGGTTGATGTTAAAGAGGAAAAAGCGATTTTATCTTGGACATCCCCCGATATGGGCGGGCATGAAGTCTCATTCTACGACATTAAATTCGCCGAAAACATCCAAGATATCACCGATAACTTCGAAATGAAAACGAGAAATTGGGAGGGAACCCCACACGCTTTAAGCACAGGTTCCGACACCTCCTTTTCGCTAGATTTCTCACAACGCAAAGACCTCCTCGATAAACCCCTATATTTTGCGATCAAATCAACGTCAAAAGTCTCATCGATCACAACGATTTCAAACTACATCCGAATTTACATCAAATCTCCACCTCCCCCATCGACAATTTCACCGACTTTCCCAACTAACGATCACTCCTTAACCCCGATCGATGATTACAACATGAGTGTGCACCCAAATTTGATGAAAGAAACCGGGTTTGGCAACGAAATTATTTTCGCTGTAATCGGGGTCGTcatcttattaataataatattaacgatttattattgtttctgTATAAAACGAAAGAATCGAATCATTAAATCTAAATCGGATTCGTTAAAAGCCGATAAATTAACAACGACAATTACAATCGTGCCGAATACCCcccaacaaaatcaaaattgttactCAAACCACCAAATTAGCGATAACGATCACACAATTGGAGTGCCGGTTAATTATCCGTTTGAAGATGAACCTAAAAAGCGGTATTCGTTGGTTCAACAACAAGAACAACAATTAATCGAGGAATTAAAACAACAACATTTACAAAATCCGCAAAATTATTCCGGGTTAAGTGTTATTTCAAATGGATCGTTACAACGAAATCATGATTCTCAAAATGTTAATTCGCagaatcaaaattatattcaacCGACTTTATCCCCATTTAATTCTTGGAGTGCTTCTCAACTTCTTCACGAACACGAACGCAGACATAGCCCGGCTGATGAACAAATGTTGACTCAACACCAAGAAATAATGAATCAATTAGATCATATGTCTTTGAACGGGCAAAACGTTGATCATGTCAGTTTAAGCAGTCATCATCAAATGGGGAATTTGGATCATTATAATAACGGTGTAAGTGGGCATGTTCCACCTCCGGTTCCACCGCTTCCCGTTTTTAACGGTGGTTATCCCCCGGTTAAATACATTTACGGTGTTCACCCGGCGTCGAATCAAATTTACCAATCAATGCCGCGAAATACCGATAATTACTCGACCAGTTTGCAAGGATCAATGAATTCGGTGAATAGTGGTGAGAAGAAACGAAGAAATGTTACGATGGTTTAA
- the LOC111426281 gene encoding phosphoribosyl pyrophosphate synthase-associated protein 2 — translation MEMPCTSDIVILSGNSHPELALLIANKLGFKLGECAVYHKTNRETMVEIGDSVRGKNIFIIQTGSKDVNNSIMELLIMAYACKTSSARSIVAVIPYLPYSKQCKMRKRGSIVTKLIAKMMCNSGLTHIITMDLHQKEIQGFFDCPVDNLRASPFLLQYIQESIPDYRNSIIVARNPGSAKKATSYAERLRLGIAVIHGEQKEADSDMVDGRYSPPTIPRSRTMDAGVGVPAHPAKEKPPINVVGDVGGRIAIMVDDLIDDVQSFVAAAEILKERGAYKIYVLATHGLLSSDAPRLIEDSPIDEVVVTNTIPHELQKMQCHKIKTVDISTLLSEAIRRIHNKESMSYLFKNVTLED, via the exons atggaaatgCCATGCACATCCGATATCGTTATTTTAAGCGGAAATTCTCATCCGGAATTAGCCTTATTGATTGCTAATAAATTGGGGTTTAAACTCGGTGAATGCGCCGTTTATCACAAAACAAACCGCGAAACGATGGTCGAGATTGGGGATTCAGTTCGtgggaaaaatatttttatcattcaAACGGGTTCTAA GGATGTTAATAATAGCATTATGGAGCTACTTATTATGGCTTATGCATGCAAAACTTCATCTGCAAGATCAATCGTTGCTGTTATTCCTTATTTACCATATAGCAAACAGTGTAAAATGAGGAAAAGAGGAAGTattgttacaaaattaattgcaAAAATGATGTGTAATTCGGGTTTAACTCATATCATCACTATGGATTTACACCAAAAGGAAATACAAGGATTTTTTGATTGTCCTGTTGATAATTTACGAGCAAgtccatttttattacaatatattCAAGAAAGT atTCCAGATTATCGCAACTCAATTATTGTTGCAAGAAATCCCGGATCGGCTAAAAAAGCAACATCATACGCTGAGCGATTGAGGTTAGGAATAGCAGTAATTCATGGTGAACAAAAAGAGGCCGATTCTGATATGGTGGATGGAAGGTACTCGCCACCAACAATTCCCCGGTCTCGAACTATGGATGCAGGGGTTGGTGTTCCAGCTCATCCAGCGAAAGAGAAACCTCCAATTAATGTCGTCGGTGATGTTGGTGGTCGAATTGCAATCATGGTT gaTGATTTAATCGATGATGTTCAATCATTCGTTGCTGCAGCTGAAATCTTAAAAGAACGTGGAgcatataaaatatatgtttTAGCCACTCATGGGTTACTAAGTTCCGATGCGCCCCGTTTAATTGAAGATTCCCCAATAGATGAGGTTGTTGTTACAAATACGATTCCGCATGAATTGCAAAAAATGCAATGTCACAAAATTAAGACGGTTGATATTTCAACTTTACTTTCTGAGGCGATTCGTCGCATACATAATAAGGAATCAATGTcgtatttattcaaaaacgtTACTTTAGAGGATTAA